ACGTCGATGTGGAAATAGACAAAGGAGAAGAAGAGGGAGAATATGAGCGGCAGGGCTTCGAGGAGCAGATGACGCACGCGGCCAGTCCGTAAGCTGGGCCAGGGCCTGATCTTGAACCGCGATGCAACGACAAAGCACGTTGCCACAAGCGAGACAACGGCCGCTATTACGTAGGAAGCGGAGACGGCAAGAACATTCCTGAAGACGAGAACAAGGACTACGCCCAGAACCACAGCAAGCGCTCGATGGCCGAGGTTGATCGCGGCATCGTAGGCGAGTCTCTGCCGCTCAATATAGACTGCGTTGACCAGATCGATCATCGTGTTCAATATCCAATAGAGTGCGAAGAGTGCCAGGGGCAGGAGGTCTGCCGAGGAGAGGTCGATCTTCCCCGCCGCAATGAGCACGTAGGTTACTGACGCCACGAGGATGGCCGTTACGGCGCTCAGTATGAGCTTGATCAGAAGGAGGGCGGACATGGTCTGCTGCCTGCTCTGGGGCTCCTTGGCGCTCTCTCTTGCGTAGAGCGTGTTGAGCCCCGCGTCGGCGACCATCGCAAACAGGTTCGTGTAGAGCAACAGGAAGCCATACTTCCCTAGACCCTTATCGCCAAGCGTGCGCGCCAAGAATATGACGAAGCCGAAACCGATAACCTTGCGTCCGACCTCGCCGAGGCTCTTGAACGACACGTTCATAAAGACTCTCTGAAGAAGATTCATCCTACGTCCCTAGGCGCTCTCGCCAAAGAAACTGCCAGCATCACGACCTCGCTGACCCTTCGTGAGACCTAGCCAGCGTCCGTATCGCGAGCCCCGCTCCCATGATCGCCCCCGCGATGAGATGCACGCCGTGGTATCGAAAGACATCGATCATATTGTAGGCAAAGAAGGCGCACGCCGAGACGCAGACCGCCCCGGCAAGGTATCTCGCATCAGCAGCTTGGGTGCTGCGCAAGGAGCGAATCAGAAGCCAGACCACCGACACGGCGAAGAAAAGGAAGGCGCACAGGCCAACTATCCCAGATTCCAGCGCTGTCTGTAAGTAAAGATTGTGCAGGTGCGCTCGCTTGAGGCGCTCCTCGCCACTGCCCATCTGGACGTGCGCCATCGCCAGGTGGTAGTTGCCGGGTCCATAGCCGAGGACAGGCCGCTCTGCGATCATCGACAGCCCTGCACGGTAGAGATGCACTCGCTGAATGCCCGAGTCCATCGACACGAGCGAGGCGAAGTCCGCGCCTCGAAAGAGCACAGCTGCGACTAAGGCGAGCGCCAGCACCGCAAGCAGGACTAGCATTAGCGGCCGGCGGCCTGAGGGTTTAGCCTCACCTTTCGCTCTGCCGAAATAAAGAAGAGCAGCGAGTGACGCCAGGGCCAGCGGCCACGATGTGCGGGAGAACGTGAGCATCAGGGCGATGAGGTTGAGCACGAGGGCAGCAGCGGCAGCGGCCTTGCCTAATGCTGTTCTGTTTCGCGCAAATAGGAATATGCAGAGCGGCAGGATGATCACGAGGTAGCACGCAAACGAGTTGGCCTGATTGAAGAACGAGTGCGCCCTGACGTGCCATCCAGTCGTTAGACAGAAGAGCGAATCGATGCGGGAGTGCGGTTCGAGCTCAAACGCGGCCGAGGGGGGTCCCATGACGGACTGGAAGATGCCATAAAGCGAGGCTGGCACGCTGGCCGCGACAAGCGATATGATGAGCTTCCTAAGATCGTTGAGGCTCTCCATGGACAGGGCAGAAACCGTGAAAACCGCAAAAAATGAGAGCCAACGAAGGATATCCTTGAGTGCATTTGAAGTCGAAGCTGCAGAAGCGCTCGAGATAAACATCCACACACAAAACGGCATGAAAAGCAGGCAGACCCTGAGGATTCTCCTGAAGTCTATATTGCCCCTTATGAATCGAACGACCAATCCTGAAAAGATAGATAGTATCAGAAGCTCGTTGCTCGTGATGGTAACGCCAAGCTGATAATAGCTCTCGAAGGGGAAGAAAAAGGCCCCGAGCGCTATCGCTGACGCAGGGTGCTGCGCAGAGAACCACGCAAGCAGGATAATACATGCAAGAAAAGCGGCCGTGATCACAAAAGACATCTTGACTTTGAAAGAGCAATTGACATTATTCTACAATATAGTTATCAGTAATAATCCGTAGGGCGTCAAATTTAGCATTGAAGCCGAGTGTTGGCAAGTTGGGCGGTCAGAAGGTGAGGTGTGTGCCGTTGCCGCGAGCCATTTCTCTGATCAATGACGGTGGCGCTCTAATGAAAGTGCTCTTTCATGGCGAGTAAGATGGAGAATATGGTGGAGATATTTGGCGACGTGAGATTCGTCATTCTGATGGCGGCGGTCTGCATCGGTATTTTTGTGTTGATTTTCTTGCTGAAGCTCCGTCCCCGCGAGATAAGGGTCTTCGTCACCATATTCGCGGTCGGAATGGTCGCCATAGCTGGGATGTATGTCCTAACGTTCTTCGAGCCAAGTCTCGCCATCTTTTACGCCTACGCTGTGTTGGCGACCGCGACAGGCATCCTGCTGTTTATCTATTATCGCTACTTCGCCAGCTGAATCAGCTCTACCGTGGTGTGCGACTCTGCGCCCGGAATCCCACGCCTCCTGCGCCCGCTCTTCGGCCCGGCAGCGGACTACTTTCAACTTACAACCTGCTACCTGGGCGGCTTCTCATCCATCTGGCTGATAACGAACTTGAACTTGCCGCACGAGCGATAGGGGACCTCCTCGGCGGTGTGGATGCGGACTACCATCGCTTCTCCGAGCTTCCTCTTGAGCTCGGCGCGCAGCGTGTTGGCGGTCTCGTCGTCAAACTCGGGATTGGGCACGACATAGACGTCAAGAGTTAGCTTCTCCTTCTGGAGTAGCTGCGCTCTCTTGATGCCTTTTGGGAAAAAGAATGCGAAAGAAAGCCCTGATACCCACCGGCCATCCGCGGTTTGGACGCGGTCGTCAACCCGGCCGGTCAGGCGCTCAACAAGTGGGAGGGTTCGCCCGCACCGGCAGATTCGGTCCGTTGGCGTGGCGTAGTCCATCGTGTCATAACGGATGAGGGGGAAGGCCTTGTTGTGAAGCCCTGTTGCGATAATCCTGCCCTCCTCGCCGGGACCCGCAGGCGTCCCATCATCGTTGATGATCTCGACGATGCCATATTCCATCGCGACGTGGTAGCCGCCCTGAGGGCACTGAGTGATCAACACATTGTGCTCTTTCAGGCCATAATTATCGCACACGGGGACGCCGCTCCACTTCTCGATAAACCTCCTCTGATGGTCAAGCACGGCCTCGGACGCAGTGAAGACGCATTTGGGTCTGACGTCGTCGATACCCGCGTCCGAAAGGAGCCGGCATAGAGAATCGATGGCGGCCGGGTGGCCACGCCAAAGCTTCACGTGGTAGCTGCGCAAGAGCTCGGCATACTTGCCTATGTTTGCCGCATCAATTATGTCAGAAGACATCTCAAGCCCGCGGCACTTGCGGTTCCACTTGTAGCCACCCGGGGCATCCATTACCACGCTGCGGATGTCCAAGAACGGCTCGCCCAGCCGATAGCCGAGCCAGGAAAAATGCCGCCACATACACGTGAACTCGATAACGTTGGAATCGCTATCCCAATAAACCGTCAGCGGCGAACCCGTCGTCCCACTCGTTTGGATGGCCCTTGGCCGGAACCTCTCGAAATTATCGGCCTTGAACTCGTCATGATGCTCGATCAGGTAATCCTTCGAGAGGATAGGCAGCCTCGACAGGTCCCTCAGGCGCCTGAAATCGGACCTTTTGAGGCCGAGTTTCTTGAAGAGGTTTCGATAGTGGGGGACATGCTCAAGACAGTGGTCGAGCATTCTCGACAAAAGCTTCCATTGGAGACTGAGCAGCCGCTCACGGGGATAATACTGGCTCCTCCAGAGAAACCATCGCCAGTAAAGAAGGCGCCTCGGATAGAGGAAATCGCGTATCTTAAACTCGATCATCTGTCGCCCTCTCGCTCAGTGTGTCCGCTGCCACGCCACGATGCTGTCCCAATGGTCGGGCGCCCGAAACCGGAGGCTCTTATCCGGTGTTATCCCGCTCGTCCAGTCATCCCAGTTGGTCCCAAGCAGGATGTTGCCGGCGCTACCTAACCTGAACCTGTGCTCCTGCATAGCTCGGGCAAGAGTGCTCAGGCTCATAGGCTCGAAGCCCATGATCCTGGCTGCTGTGAAGTCAACTGCAACCGGGTCTCTGCCGGCCACTAGAACACCCTCTCGGCGTGGCTGTGAGGCCATCGGGCCGTTCGCGTCTCCGCCAATAATTCCATCAATCACCGCGAAGAACCGCCGCTGCTTCGTATCTTGCATCTTGCCATCAACACCGGCGTAGAAAAAAGCGCGCGCTATGTCGAGCACCATCCGCCATGTCGTGTCGTTGCTCTCCCAATTGCCCATCCGCACGGACTTGTGAAGGAACTTCCTGTAAAAGGCGTCGATCTGTGGCTGTTCCGATCTGTGCGCCCCCCGCTCCTTGACGGGGAACAGGATCGGCAAAAGCCCCGAGGCGATCTTGGCGACTGCCCTACCTCTTCTGGCCAGCAGGCAATCAATGGCCTTCCGGACAAGCTTCGTTTTTATCCGCAGAAGCCTGTCCCTCTCGATCGGAAACTCATCCCCTCCCTCCAGCGCATCACCCACGCGATAGTGCGGCAGAAAGTTCTTGTCGGTGTTTATGCCTACGAAGTTCTTGAGGCTGAGCGTTACGCCGGTTTTCTTATGGGTCTTGAGCTTCGGCACTCCGATCAGAACATCACTCTCCAGCACTCTCTTCGAGAGGCAATACCTGTTGGTGGTCATGTTATGATGTGAGCAGGTCTCGCGACGGTCATAATCCGACCCAAACAGACTAGAGAGCGTCTCTCCCAGCTCCGGGAACATGCTGTCCATGCCCAGGTCAACGATTACGCTCTCGGTCTCGAACGTATCGACAACCTCCCTATCGACGACGAGCCCGTGCTGAATTGTGCTCCTGACTCGCCGCAGGTCCATCAGGCCGGTCTCGACGCGCGAGCTCTTCCTGTAGAACTGGGCTACTTGCTCGAGGCCGGTTTGCTGGATGAGCCTCTCGAACCGCGCGTTGAACTGAGGCGCGTCAGCAAACAGGATACGGCCCTCGCCCCGAAGCGCTACCTCGACGTAATCCGCTATCGCCCTGATGACGGAGCCGTGCGTCGCGATCGAGAAGATCGTTTCGGAGTTGATGTGGTAGTCCATGACGAAGTTTGGGCTGATGACTACCCGGTCGCCGGGCGTTACGATCTCTCGCAACGGGTTCCAGTTTGGCTGGTCGTAGTGCGCCTCGTCCAGTCCAAGCAAGCGGAGTGTCTCGCGGACGGCGGCATAGACGTGATTGGTCTCATCCAGAGCACCTTTGCCCTTGAACGGATACTCGGGATACTCGATCGGCGGGTTGAAAGGCGGGGTCGATGGGTAAGCAAGCTCCGGGTCCCTGAAAACCGCCACACGTTCGCCGTGCCCCGTAGGCGTCATTCTCTCCACGTCGTCCATAAACCCTCGCCAATCCCGCTCAAAAAAGACCCGCTCGCGGCGCATCAAGCGCCCTGGCCAGGGCATTGCGCGCCGAAAGACTCGACATGCTACCTCACGCTAAAAATATCTTGGAAGGCAGTTTGCAGCTGCTCATCTCCGCCAGGGAACCACATCACGCCGACACCGACCCTTAGACCGAACATCAGGGCCACAGAATCAACCTCAATTGTCTCTGGTTCCGTCTCGAAAACAAGGCACAGGCCGGTCAGACGGTCAGCCATAAACCAGTCCCGCGAAGTGCTGAGCTTGAATGTCTGTTTCCGCACAACCCCGTCGTAGGGCAGGTCAAAATCTCGACCAAACCACCGGCGACCGTCCAGCTGCCACTCAAGCCGCATCTTATGGAGGCCATGGTCAGGCGACTCGGCGCCCAAGACGAGCTCCACCTCGTTGACAGCAAGCGTTGGAACCGACAGGTCAGAATAGCAGAGCGATGCCTTGCCGTGAAGCGGGCGACCTCCAACTCCTTCGACCTGTTCGGGCAGACCGAAACGCCGCAGCTGCCACCTATCGTCTAGAACGCCAGCATCCGGCCGGCGGGGCATGGACCATCGCCCAAGCGTTATATCAGTATTCGCGAACTCCGGGCGCCAGCAATTCTTAAACTTCTCCCGGAGCAAAGCCTCGTCCGACTCGCTCCGCAGGAGCCGACCGTCCTGAAACACGAAACAGCGCATTTGCTCGGGGCTGGGCGGTTGCTCGCCCTTGGCTACGTCACAGAAGAAATCAGAGTATCTCTTGGCGGCAATCTGCTTCAGGTCGTAGTAGAACTCAATCCGCATGAGCGGCGGCAAGGCGCTGTCATCGGAGACATAAACAGTAGTGTTGTTAGGCAGGTCGGGAACCCGCGTCTTCATGTCCATCACCACCGCGTCCGCCTTCCAGGCGTCAGGGCGCCAATCGCTGCCCGTCCGCGAGAAAGTCGCAGCGGAGAACACGACGAGTAACACGACTAGGAGGCCTATCCTGACAGAGCGCCAGGCGAGCTGATTCAACGGCCCTCGCCAGCGAAAGACCCGAAACAGGGCGAGCCCAGGAATGGCCAGCAGGTTCACGACGCTCGCAAGCATGAGAAGCGCTGATCTGATGGACAGACCCTGCGCAGTAAGCGATTCGCCAAAGATTAGCCTCTTGAGCGTGATTCCCACCGATTGCCAATATGCCGGATCGACCTGGGAATGCAACTGCCCCGCCGCACTGCCAAACGAGGCAGGACCTAAAGCGCGATATGGCATCAGGAAAAAACCGATGATGGTGCACAGGAGCAGAACATCAATGAGCACCGGGGCCGGCCGCCTGTGGCTGCTTGCGCGATGCGGCCTAAGTTTTTCAAATGTCGCGACATTGTTCGTGCCGGGCGCTGCCCGGCCCCCGATGCTACTCTGCGAAGCTGCGCTACTCTGCGAAGCACGAGACCTGATCAGCGCGGCCAGCGCGAGCGCAAGGCCGATGCTGGGGAGGTATGCATGCCGGTCGGAGGTGAGAGCGTAGAATGGAAACGGCAAGAGCGCCGTGGCAAGAAGCGAGAATCTGGCAAGTCTTCCTCCCTTTATGAGCGGGGCCATGACCATTAGTATTAGTCCCGGCAAGAACCACGGCTTGGCCGCCTTGACCAGCATCGAAAGAAGGAAAAAGGGCAACCTGTAACTCAGCGAGATTGACAGCACCATCCCCACATCCTTGTCGCCTGGCTTCGCCATGAAGTTGAGCCCAGCCGCGAGCCCAAGCGCAGCAACAAGCGGAAGCCAGTATTTGATGCGGCCACTAATGTAGCCCCAGAACGGCCGCTCCTTTCTGTCGATGAGAATCTCCCATGCGACCAAGAAAAGCAGCATCGATGCGGTGCTCTGTTTGGTCATTATCGCGATCAAATATACAAGTGCAGAGGCCCAGGGCAGCCGCCTACGGTCCCCGCCAGTGGCCTTCATGTAAAGAAGTAACGAAATGAGCAAGAGGCAAGTGCTGACCGGCTCTACCCAGTGGTATATGGTGCTCACGGCGTCGAAATGGACAGGCATCGACAAAAAAATCGCGCCGGCGAACACAGCCCACCACGTCTCATCCCTGAGTCGCCTCGCCAAAAGATAGATCAGAAAGCCGCAGAGCGCATGAGTGAGGATATTGATGACGTGATACCAGAACGGGTCTCTTCCGAGAAAAGTGAAGAAGACAAGCCAGGAGAGGCGAGGGACTGGCCGGTAGGTGTATGTCAACTCGGGATTGAATAGGGCGTGGTCCAGGTTGGCCTTGCTCAAAGGGCCAAGAAAATCGAACGTATCGGCGCAGAAGTAGTACGAGGTGGTCTTGAAGTAGAGAAGCAACGAAAAAGCCGCAAAACACAGGAGGACAACGAGATGCAGCCGCCTCTTGCGAGTAGAAAACACTTCGTTCACTCCATTCGTCAACTTCTCATTCCAATCATTCCAAAAACTCCAGCCAGAGCTGCTCCTTAACAGGCAGCCCTAAGCACTACCCAAACTCAGCTTCGCGGCTCTCAGTTATCCAAACTCTACGACCAGCAAGCG
The bacterium genome window above contains:
- a CDS encoding DUF362 domain-containing protein, which codes for MDDVERMTPTGHGERVAVFRDPELAYPSTPPFNPPIEYPEYPFKGKGALDETNHVYAAVRETLRLLGLDEAHYDQPNWNPLREIVTPGDRVVISPNFVMDYHINSETIFSIATHGSVIRAIADYVEVALRGEGRILFADAPQFNARFERLIQQTGLEQVAQFYRKSSRVETGLMDLRRVRSTIQHGLVVDREVVDTFETESVIVDLGMDSMFPELGETLSSLFGSDYDRRETCSHHNMTTNRYCLSKRVLESDVLIGVPKLKTHKKTGVTLSLKNFVGINTDKNFLPHYRVGDALEGGDEFPIERDRLLRIKTKLVRKAIDCLLARRGRAVAKIASGLLPILFPVKERGAHRSEQPQIDAFYRKFLHKSVRMGNWESNDTTWRMVLDIARAFFYAGVDGKMQDTKQRRFFAVIDGIIGGDANGPMASQPRREGVLVAGRDPVAVDFTAARIMGFEPMSLSTLARAMQEHRFRLGSAGNILLGTNWDDWTSGITPDKSLRFRAPDHWDSIVAWQRTH
- a CDS encoding O-antigen ligase family protein, with the translated sequence MITAAFLACIILLAWFSAQHPASAIALGAFFFPFESYYQLGVTITSNELLILSIFSGLVVRFIRGNIDFRRILRVCLLFMPFCVWMFISSASAASTSNALKDILRWLSFFAVFTVSALSMESLNDLRKLIISLVAASVPASLYGIFQSVMGPPSAAFELEPHSRIDSLFCLTTGWHVRAHSFFNQANSFACYLVIILPLCIFLFARNRTALGKAAAAAALVLNLIALMLTFSRTSWPLALASLAALLYFGRAKGEAKPSGRRPLMLVLLAVLALALVAAVLFRGADFASLVSMDSGIQRVHLYRAGLSMIAERPVLGYGPGNYHLAMAHVQMGSGEERLKRAHLHNLYLQTALESGIVGLCAFLFFAVSVVWLLIRSLRSTQAADARYLAGAVCVSACAFFAYNMIDVFRYHGVHLIAGAIMGAGLAIRTLARSHEGSARS